Proteins from a genomic interval of Rhodothermus marinus:
- a CDS encoding histidine kinase gives MSSFRRRLGLSLLPLVTLVALWPVGRILHDSWEVVRLTGQMPEAPPGGFDWVHWVSEEGRIVAGYVFPGGPAARAGIQEGDVFYLLDFQQFFNLEDLKQAIDGQPPGSVHTYALFRDGNYLEVRVRFTRYPTFLYPLSPTLWQFSLWGFALGAFVHVLALLLLFPLARHGRRARFSLLLICVSALWFFSNLGRLLQVTFLGPPYPGGLQDRVFQLMTFTGLVGWIGFPALLLRQIVHDLRLHRPAFYHRIGHVPPLVLAAAVVLTTFHPGALPFTLEALIAPILFYVCCYVGLAAGLILLLGTGRSTTSESWNRSGSWLTLAFSVLLGLSVLDVVPLFGLVTDSMVGWVIVGAQLLALAPIGLVSLATLKLGKVDLVLERTLVYGTVLGAIFLAFVGGMSLMEPLLARMNTPWQVVGGLYVVLLLVLFERLARWLRRELPAFFSTERQRTRQLLSHFQEQMTQLFSFEALARRTVEVVAEAFRVRSVRIFFRPDESLPWFSAAYHPEPPYLTERIVEAIWPHFREEGRIWARNPELSEAHLPQELQALLESRHVALLVPILAKHRPLGLLALGPRRNRHEFYNLEDLDLLRMLGGQLALAIERLYLVERERALIRQNAEAQLVALRAQINPHFLFNALNTIAALINEHPEKAEAVVEHLAAIFRHTLNTGGRSFVSLDEELQLVRHYLEIERARFGEKLSVAIEWPAELSTFPVPAFSVQTLAENAVKHGLEKLRTGGAVQIRARRLEDGLVEILVADTGAGIPWLWEQNGQPGEGPLPFFGLGLRNVMARLEQLYGRRDLLRFESAPGQGTRVRLLLPPVPQPEPTSPVN, from the coding sequence GTGTCGTCTTTCCGCCGTCGTCTGGGCCTGAGCCTGCTGCCACTGGTGACACTGGTGGCGCTGTGGCCGGTCGGCCGGATCCTTCATGACAGCTGGGAGGTGGTCCGGCTGACGGGTCAGATGCCCGAAGCGCCACCCGGTGGTTTCGACTGGGTGCACTGGGTGTCGGAAGAGGGGCGCATCGTGGCCGGCTACGTCTTCCCCGGTGGCCCGGCCGCCCGCGCCGGCATCCAGGAAGGCGACGTATTCTACCTGCTGGACTTCCAGCAATTTTTCAACCTGGAAGATCTCAAACAGGCCATCGACGGCCAGCCGCCCGGCAGCGTGCACACCTACGCGCTGTTTCGGGACGGCAACTACCTGGAAGTGCGCGTGCGCTTTACGCGCTACCCCACGTTTCTCTATCCCCTCTCGCCCACGCTCTGGCAGTTTTCGCTCTGGGGGTTTGCGCTGGGTGCCTTTGTGCACGTGCTGGCGCTGCTGCTGCTGTTTCCGCTGGCCCGCCACGGCCGCCGCGCCCGCTTTTCGCTGCTGCTCATCTGCGTTTCGGCGCTCTGGTTCTTCAGCAACCTGGGCCGACTGCTGCAGGTGACCTTTCTGGGGCCGCCTTATCCCGGCGGCCTGCAGGACCGGGTGTTTCAACTGATGACGTTTACCGGTCTGGTCGGCTGGATCGGCTTTCCGGCGCTGCTGCTCCGGCAGATTGTCCATGACCTGCGCCTGCATCGCCCGGCCTTCTACCATCGCATCGGGCACGTGCCACCGCTGGTCCTGGCCGCTGCCGTGGTGCTGACGACCTTCCACCCCGGTGCATTGCCGTTCACACTGGAAGCCCTGATTGCGCCGATTCTGTTCTACGTCTGCTGCTACGTGGGGCTGGCCGCCGGCCTGATCCTGCTGCTTGGCACCGGCCGAAGCACCACTTCCGAAAGCTGGAATCGTTCGGGCAGCTGGCTGACGCTGGCCTTCTCGGTGCTGCTGGGGCTTTCGGTGCTGGACGTCGTGCCGCTTTTTGGGCTGGTCACCGACAGCATGGTGGGCTGGGTCATCGTCGGTGCCCAGCTCCTTGCACTTGCCCCGATCGGGCTGGTCTCGCTGGCCACGCTCAAGCTGGGCAAGGTGGATCTGGTGCTGGAGCGCACGCTCGTGTACGGGACCGTGCTGGGCGCCATCTTTCTGGCCTTCGTCGGCGGCATGTCGCTGATGGAACCCCTGCTGGCCCGGATGAACACCCCCTGGCAGGTGGTGGGCGGCCTGTATGTCGTGCTCCTGCTCGTGCTGTTCGAGCGGCTGGCCCGCTGGCTCCGCCGCGAACTGCCCGCTTTCTTTTCGACGGAGCGCCAGCGCACGCGCCAGCTGCTCAGCCATTTCCAGGAGCAGATGACCCAGCTTTTCAGCTTCGAGGCGCTGGCGCGACGGACCGTCGAGGTCGTGGCCGAGGCGTTTCGGGTGCGCTCCGTGCGCATCTTTTTCCGTCCGGACGAATCGTTGCCCTGGTTTTCGGCCGCCTACCACCCGGAGCCTCCGTATCTGACCGAACGCATCGTGGAAGCGATCTGGCCGCATTTTCGGGAAGAAGGACGCATCTGGGCCCGTAATCCCGAACTGAGCGAAGCCCATCTGCCGCAGGAACTGCAGGCCCTTCTCGAAAGCCGGCATGTGGCCCTGCTCGTCCCTATCCTTGCCAAGCATCGCCCGCTGGGCCTGCTTGCCCTGGGCCCTCGACGCAATCGCCACGAATTTTACAACCTGGAAGACCTGGACCTGCTGCGTATGCTCGGCGGCCAGCTGGCGCTGGCCATCGAACGCCTCTATCTGGTCGAGCGCGAGCGGGCCCTGATCCGTCAGAATGCCGAAGCGCAACTGGTGGCGCTGCGCGCCCAGATCAACCCCCATTTTCTGTTCAATGCGCTCAACACCATCGCCGCGCTGATCAACGAGCACCCGGAAAAGGCCGAAGCCGTGGTCGAGCACCTGGCCGCAATCTTTCGCCACACGCTGAACACGGGCGGCCGGTCGTTCGTCTCGCTGGACGAAGAGCTGCAGCTCGTGAGGCACTATCTGGAAATCGAACGGGCACGCTTCGGGGAGAAGCTTTCGGTCGCCATCGAATGGCCTGCTGAACTGAGCACGTTCCCCGTTCCGGCGTTTTCGGTGCAGACGCTGGCCGAAAACGCCGTCAAACATGGCCTGGAGAAACTACGCACCGGCGGTGCCGTTCAGATCCGGGCCCGGCGCCTCGAAGATGGGCTGGTTGAAATCCTGGTGGCCGACACCGGCGCAGGCATCCCGTGGCTCTGGGAGCAGAACGGACAGCCCGGAGAAGGCCCCCTGCCCTTTTTCGGACTGGGCCTGCGCAACGTCATGGCCCGGCTGGAACAACTCTACGGGCGCCGCGATCTGCTTCGTTTCGAAAGCGCACCGGGACAGGGCACCCGCGTGCGCCTGCTGCTCCCGCCGGTTCCTCAGCCCGAACCGACTTCGCCCGTGAATTAA